A genomic segment from Nicotiana sylvestris chromosome 1, ASM39365v2, whole genome shotgun sequence encodes:
- the LOC138890414 gene encoding uncharacterized protein produces the protein MNGAVEAANKNIKKILRKMVENHKQWHDKLSFALLGYRTIVPTSTEANPYMLVYGTEAVIPAKVEIPSLRIIHEAKLSDAEWTRSCYEQLALKDRKRMNAVCHGQLYQNRMSRAFNKKDQTKEICTRTTGTEEDFPTLR, from the coding sequence atgaatggagctgtagaagccgccaataaaaatatcaagaagatactaaggaagatggtagaaaaccacaaacaatggcacgataAGCTATcttttgctttgttgggataccgtACTATAGTTCCCACATCAACCGAGGCAaatccctatatgctggtttatggtaccgaggctgtcattccagccaaggtagagattccttctttaagaatcatacatgaagctaaactcagcgatgcagaatggacaAGGAgctgctatgaacaattggcccttaaagatagaaaaaggatgaacgcagtatgtcatggtcagctttaccagaatagaatgtctagagctttcaacaaaaaggaTCAAACCAAGGAAATTTGCACCAGGACAACTGGTACtgaagaagattttcccacacTAAGATGa